Proteins from one Candidatus Krumholzibacteriia bacterium genomic window:
- a CDS encoding glycosyltransferase family 2 protein, with the protein MKILFFVSAAVVLYAYFIYPAVIVVWATLFPRRVEKRYRQVPVSVVIAARNEETNITARLENLLAQEYPPALLEIIVVSDGSSDRTAELARLFTPSGVKVIECSAPVGKAAALNIGVASASHEIIVFGDARQRFSANAIAELVSAFHDEAVGAVSGELILLAGEEVGEVHDGVGLYWKYEKLIRRSESRVSSVVGATGSIYAVRRNLFVPLAPHTLLDDFLVPMRIVMAGYRVIFVRAARAFDLTSATAAREFSRKVRTLAGNYQAMALEPRLLSVRDNPVLFQFVSHKVLRLLVPYFCISAWVASALLPGPFFAAAFALQTLFYTLGLLNLTPLKTARGAGVFRVPWTFMVLNAAAVMGLWVFLTRQESMVWRKT; encoded by the coding sequence GTGAAGATCCTCTTCTTCGTGAGCGCCGCCGTGGTGCTGTACGCCTATTTCATCTATCCCGCGGTGATCGTGGTGTGGGCCACCCTCTTTCCACGCCGCGTCGAGAAGCGCTACCGGCAGGTTCCGGTGAGCGTGGTCATCGCCGCACGCAACGAGGAGACGAATATCACCGCACGGCTGGAGAACCTGCTGGCGCAGGAGTACCCGCCCGCGTTGCTCGAAATCATCGTCGTGTCCGACGGTTCGAGCGATCGCACCGCGGAACTGGCGCGTCTGTTCACGCCCAGCGGTGTCAAGGTGATCGAGTGTTCGGCGCCGGTGGGGAAGGCGGCTGCGCTCAACATCGGTGTCGCCAGCGCGAGCCACGAGATCATTGTGTTCGGTGACGCCCGGCAGCGTTTCAGCGCCAACGCGATCGCAGAGTTGGTGAGTGCGTTCCACGACGAAGCGGTGGGCGCGGTGAGCGGTGAACTCATCCTGCTCGCGGGCGAAGAGGTGGGCGAGGTCCACGACGGCGTGGGCTTGTACTGGAAGTACGAGAAGCTCATCCGGCGCAGCGAGAGCAGGGTCTCGTCGGTGGTGGGGGCGACGGGCTCCATCTACGCGGTGCGGCGCAACCTCTTCGTGCCGCTTGCGCCGCACACGCTGCTGGACGACTTCCTCGTGCCCATGCGCATCGTGATGGCAGGGTATCGGGTGATCTTCGTTCGCGCGGCGCGTGCCTTCGATCTCACTTCGGCCACCGCGGCGCGCGAGTTCTCGCGCAAGGTGCGAACACTGGCGGGGAACTACCAGGCGATGGCGCTGGAGCCCAGGCTGTTGAGCGTGCGCGACAACCCGGTGTTGTTCCAGTTCGTCTCGCACAAGGTGTTGCGGCTGCTGGTGCCGTACTTCTGCATCAGCGCGTGGGTGGCGAGCGCATTGCTGCCGGGACCGTTCTTTGCCGCGGCGTTCGCGCTGCAGACTCTCTTCTATACGCTGGGGCTCCTGAACCTGACCCCGCTGAAGACCGCGCGCGGCGCGGGGGTCTTTCGCGTGCCGTGGACGTTCATGGTGCTGAACGCGGCCGCGGTGATGGGATTGTGGGTCTTTCTGACCCGCCAGGAAAGCATGGTGTGGCGGAAGACCTGA
- a CDS encoding polysaccharide deacetylase family protein — translation MSRYPVLMYHRILSDRHPVEDPEERPWSVTADAFAAQMARLAAAGRIGVSMRRVHETLAAGNAVPAQWVAITFDDGNASDHAHAMPVLASHGFSATFFICGGRVDAAGGLTRTQIREMQTAGMHIGSHAMTHRFLTTLDAAAERAELARSRELLESVAGATVDHFAPPGGRWSPRTERSLRELSFVAVSTSTFGYNASAEVRFAYRRVPVMMTTSSGRFEAIAGGSRARLLPAYLRAAALGAVRGALGEGAYARVRAARSGGAS, via the coding sequence ATGAGTCGCTACCCCGTACTGATGTACCACCGGATCCTCTCGGATCGCCATCCGGTCGAGGACCCGGAGGAGCGCCCGTGGTCGGTGACCGCGGACGCGTTCGCGGCGCAGATGGCGCGGCTGGCAGCGGCCGGCCGCATCGGGGTTTCGATGCGGCGGGTTCATGAGACGCTTGCGGCGGGCAACGCCGTCCCCGCGCAGTGGGTGGCTATCACCTTCGACGACGGCAATGCCAGCGACCATGCCCACGCCATGCCCGTACTGGCCTCGCACGGATTCAGCGCCACCTTCTTCATTTGCGGCGGGCGGGTTGACGCCGCCGGCGGGCTGACCCGGACCCAGATCCGCGAGATGCAGACCGCGGGCATGCACATCGGGTCGCACGCCATGACGCACCGCTTTCTCACCACCCTGGATGCGGCGGCCGAACGCGCCGAGCTGGCCCGTTCGCGAGAACTGCTCGAGTCCGTGGCGGGCGCAACGGTGGACCACTTTGCCCCTCCCGGGGGGCGCTGGTCGCCGCGTACCGAGCGCTCCCTGCGCGAGCTGTCGTTCGTCGCCGTCTCGACGTCCACCTTCGGCTACAACGCTTCGGCCGAGGTGCGCTTCGCCTACCGGCGCGTGCCCGTAATGATGACCACCTCCAGCGGCCGCTTCGAAGCCATTGCGGGCGGATCCCGAGCGCGGTTGTTGCCGGCATACCTCCGCGCCGCGGCGCTGGGTGCGGTGCGCGGCGCGTTGGGTGAGGGTGCCTACGCGCGTGTGCGCGCCGCCCGCTCCGGAGGTGCGTCGTGA
- a CDS encoding 3D domain-containing protein: protein MKKRIAWSACLWRLRTGSFGFYVDGPARALFAAGRSLPPAARRARRNRAFVLVAAVAIGVPALLWISDLASSSRIAARTGLAEGRPVAEVASLEGSLERYYRQREAGEWEGELSGREVAVTVTVTGYTSRPEETDDTPFITAANTQTRPGVIALSRDLLRRYTPDAPFTFGDVIHISGVGDFVVEDSMNSRWRKRADIWFESLSQARSFGRRTLVVTGPYGLADGQELDRPTFLASTKAGASK, encoded by the coding sequence ATGAAGAAACGCATCGCATGGTCGGCCTGCCTGTGGAGGCTTCGCACGGGTTCCTTCGGCTTTTACGTCGACGGCCCGGCGCGGGCGCTCTTTGCCGCCGGGCGCTCTTTGCCGCCGGCCGCCCGGCGTGCGCGCCGCAACCGCGCGTTCGTTCTGGTAGCCGCGGTGGCCATCGGAGTTCCTGCCCTCCTGTGGATTTCCGACCTCGCCAGCTCGTCGCGGATCGCCGCCAGGACGGGCCTGGCGGAGGGACGGCCCGTGGCCGAGGTGGCCTCCCTGGAAGGCTCGCTGGAACGTTACTACCGCCAGCGCGAGGCCGGCGAGTGGGAGGGCGAGCTCAGCGGTCGCGAGGTGGCCGTGACGGTGACGGTAACCGGCTACACAAGCCGCCCGGAAGAGACCGATGACACGCCGTTCATCACGGCCGCCAACACGCAGACGCGCCCGGGCGTCATCGCCCTCTCGCGCGATCTGCTGCGCCGCTACACGCCCGACGCGCCGTTCACGTTCGGAGACGTGATCCACATCTCCGGGGTGGGCGACTTCGTGGTGGAGGACTCCATGAACAGCCGCTGGCGGAAGCGCGCCGACATCTGGTTCGAGAGCCTCTCCCAGGCCCGCAGCTTCGGCCGCCGCACGCTGGTGGTCACCGGCCCATATGGACTCGCCGACGGGCAGGAGCTCGACCGCCCGACCTTCCTGGCCTCCACCAAGGCGGGTGCCTCGAAGTGA
- a CDS encoding CoA-binding protein: MNVAVIGASSNRNKFGNKAVRSYRAHGHSVYPVNPGEAAIEGLPAFKSIEDIPADIDVTLVYLPPAVTLTVLTGIARKGTRQLYLNPGSENDTVVARARELGLEPILACSIMAIGDSPSHYS; encoded by the coding sequence GTGAACGTCGCCGTTATCGGCGCCTCCAGCAATCGCAACAAGTTCGGAAATAAGGCCGTGCGCTCGTACCGGGCGCACGGTCATTCCGTTTACCCGGTGAACCCGGGCGAGGCGGCCATCGAAGGGCTGCCGGCGTTCAAGAGCATCGAAGACATCCCGGCCGATATCGACGTGACCCTGGTCTACCTGCCCCCGGCCGTCACCCTGACCGTCCTCACGGGCATCGCGCGCAAGGGAACCAGACAGCTTTACCTGAATCCCGGCAGCGAGAACGACACCGTCGTGGCGCGTGCCCGCGAGCTCGGCCTCGAGCCCATCCTCGCCTGCTCCATCATGGCCATCGGCGACTCGCCGTCCCATTACAGCTAG
- the lpdA gene encoding dihydrolipoyl dehydrogenase: MKEFDVAIIGSGPGGYVAAIRAGMLGLKTALIEKDPFLGGTCLHRGCIPTKALLHTAEVYDEISSAADIGIIVEGAALDIARVHARKQAIVDKLAKGVAYLCKKRKVEVFTGFGSFVDAHTLRIAGETGEEKIAAKNVIIATGSVPAHLPHMKPDGKHIIDSDMILKMEEVPESLAVIGSGAVGTEFASVFNSFGSKVHLIELLPRLLPLEDEECSQALERALKARGMACYAGTEVTEARVGAGSVALSLKKGDGISSLNVAVVLVATGRRPVLEGLNHEAVGVRMDKRFVAVDEYMRTSVPGIYAIGDVVASPALAHVASREGILAVDHIAGKHVQPIDYLTVPNCTYSHPEVASVGLTESAAREQGHDVRVGKFPFSALGKAMIIGDTSGFVKIVAEKRYDEVLGVHIIGPRATELIAEAVLGRKLETTVEEIANTVHAHPTLAEAMMEAAHGVYGEAIHV, translated from the coding sequence TTGAAAGAATTCGACGTGGCCATCATTGGCAGCGGCCCCGGCGGCTACGTGGCCGCCATCCGCGCCGGCATGCTGGGGCTCAAAACCGCCCTCATCGAGAAGGACCCGTTCCTGGGCGGCACCTGCCTCCACCGGGGCTGTATTCCCACCAAGGCGCTCCTGCACACCGCCGAAGTCTACGACGAGATCAGCAGTGCTGCCGATATCGGCATCATCGTGGAGGGCGCCGCCCTCGACATCGCCCGGGTACACGCGCGCAAGCAGGCCATCGTGGACAAGCTCGCCAAGGGCGTGGCTTACCTGTGCAAGAAGCGCAAGGTGGAGGTATTCACCGGCTTTGGCAGCTTCGTCGACGCGCATACCCTGCGCATCGCCGGCGAGACGGGCGAAGAGAAAATCGCTGCGAAGAACGTCATCATCGCCACCGGCTCGGTTCCCGCCCACCTGCCGCACATGAAGCCGGATGGCAAACACATCATCGACAGCGACATGATTCTCAAGATGGAGGAAGTCCCCGAGAGCCTGGCGGTCATCGGTTCCGGAGCGGTGGGGACGGAATTCGCGTCGGTGTTCAACTCCTTCGGATCCAAGGTCCACCTCATCGAGTTGCTGCCGCGGTTGTTGCCTCTCGAGGACGAGGAGTGCTCGCAGGCGCTGGAACGCGCGCTCAAGGCGCGCGGTATGGCGTGCTACGCCGGCACCGAGGTAACGGAGGCCAGAGTGGGCGCGGGAAGCGTCGCGCTGTCGCTCAAGAAGGGCGACGGCATTTCCTCGCTCAACGTCGCCGTGGTGCTGGTGGCAACCGGGCGCAGGCCGGTGCTGGAAGGCCTGAACCATGAAGCGGTGGGTGTGAGGATGGACAAGCGCTTCGTGGCGGTCGACGAGTACATGCGCACCAGCGTGCCCGGCATCTACGCCATCGGCGACGTGGTGGCATCGCCGGCGCTGGCGCACGTTGCGTCCCGCGAGGGCATCCTCGCGGTGGATCACATCGCCGGCAAACACGTGCAGCCCATCGACTATCTCACCGTGCCCAACTGCACGTACTCGCACCCCGAGGTGGCGAGCGTGGGGCTCACCGAGAGCGCCGCCCGCGAGCAGGGCCACGACGTCCGCGTGGGCAAGTTTCCCTTCTCCGCCCTGGGCAAGGCCATGATCATCGGGGACACGTCGGGTTTCGTGAAGATCGTGGCCGAGAAACGCTATGACGAGGTGCTCGGCGTGCACATCATCGGCCCCCGGGCCACCGAGTTGATTGCGGAGGCCGTGCTGGGACGCAAGCTCGAAACGACGGTGGAAGAAATCGCAAACACGGTCCACGCCCACCCCACGCTGGCCGAGGCGATGATGGAGGCGGCACACGGTGTCTATGGCGAAGCCATCCACGTCTGA
- a CDS encoding thiamine pyrophosphate-dependent dehydrogenase E1 component subunit alpha: MAKPSTSDMYSVAAPEGLSLDRTGMLELYYFMALNRRLEERLGMLYRQNKVVGGLYSSLGQEACSVGSAYALEHGDFLGPMIRNLGALMVRGVSPRDVMAQYCARAISPTQGKDLNLHFGWVERGLIAPISVVGALIPVMAGIALEMKLKAKKNVALTYIGDGGMSTTDFHEGMNFAGVHGLPLILIVENNGFAYSTPTSMQANVPDLAVRAHGYGAHGEIVDGNNVLAMLDTVRRARRRCMDGGGPVMIEAKTFRRKGHAEHDDAGYVPAALRAEWEKKDPIDAYRRFLIAHAVVESATEIEDIDSRIVAILEDAANEALAAPFPHPSIARENVYG; encoded by the coding sequence ATGGCGAAGCCATCCACGTCTGATATGTACTCTGTTGCCGCACCCGAAGGCCTGTCGCTGGATCGCACGGGCATGCTCGAGTTGTACTATTTCATGGCGCTCAACCGCCGGCTGGAGGAGCGGCTGGGCATGCTCTACCGCCAGAACAAGGTGGTGGGGGGGCTGTACTCGAGCCTGGGGCAGGAAGCGTGCTCGGTGGGAAGCGCCTACGCCCTGGAGCACGGCGACTTTCTGGGGCCGATGATCCGCAACCTCGGCGCACTCATGGTGCGCGGCGTCAGCCCGCGGGACGTGATGGCGCAGTACTGCGCACGCGCCATCTCACCCACGCAGGGCAAGGATCTCAACCTGCACTTCGGGTGGGTCGAGCGGGGGTTGATTGCACCCATCAGCGTGGTAGGCGCGCTCATCCCGGTGATGGCCGGCATCGCCCTGGAAATGAAACTGAAGGCAAAGAAGAACGTGGCGCTCACCTACATCGGCGACGGCGGCATGAGCACCACCGACTTTCACGAGGGGATGAACTTCGCGGGCGTGCACGGCCTGCCGCTCATCCTCATCGTGGAAAACAACGGGTTTGCGTACTCGACACCGACATCGATGCAGGCCAACGTGCCCGACCTTGCGGTGCGCGCGCACGGCTACGGCGCCCACGGCGAAATCGTCGACGGCAACAACGTGCTCGCCATGCTCGACACGGTGCGCCGCGCGCGCCGGCGCTGCATGGACGGCGGCGGACCGGTGATGATCGAGGCCAAGACCTTCCGGCGCAAGGGACACGCGGAGCACGACGACGCCGGCTACGTTCCCGCCGCGCTGCGCGCCGAGTGGGAGAAGAAGGATCCGATCGACGCTTACCGGCGCTTCCTGATCGCGCACGCGGTGGTCGAATCGGCGACGGAGATCGAGGACATCGACAGCAGAATTGTTGCTATACTGGAGGACGCTGCGAACGAGGCGCTGGCCGCTCCGTTCCCCCATCCATCCATCGCCAGGGAGAATGTCTATGGTTGA
- a CDS encoding thiamine pyrophosphate-dependent dehydrogenase E1 component subunit alpha, translated as MVERQTVSAKRSRLVHTPDEKDKLDMLHFMKLTREIEDRIERKLYRQGRIVGGVYVGRGQEAISVGTAIHMEKNDVVAPSHRDMGVFLMRGISARRIIAQYMGRRTGLTRGRDGNMHMGDMDHNVIAFVSHLGDNVPVAAGAALAFKQRGQKYVALCYNGEGATSRGDWHEGINFASVHKLPVVFFINNNAYAYSTPMELQMAVKDVAMRAPGYGIPGEVVDGNDIMAVYDSARRAIDRARSGEGPSIVEYKTFRMTGHSAHDDAGYVPPEMFEEWKSKDPILRFEKYLLDEGTITPQRIEDMQRDCAAVIDDAVEWAEKQPYPAPEEVTRDVYFEG; from the coding sequence ATGGTTGAGCGACAGACCGTGTCGGCCAAGAGATCACGTCTTGTCCACACCCCGGACGAAAAGGACAAGCTCGACATGCTTCATTTCATGAAGCTGACGCGCGAAATCGAGGACCGTATCGAGCGCAAGCTCTACCGTCAGGGGCGCATCGTGGGGGGCGTGTACGTGGGACGGGGCCAGGAGGCCATATCCGTGGGCACCGCCATCCACATGGAGAAGAACGACGTGGTGGCGCCGTCCCACCGTGACATGGGCGTGTTTCTGATGCGCGGCATCAGCGCGCGCCGCATCATCGCCCAGTACATGGGCCGCAGGACCGGCCTCACCCGCGGGCGCGACGGCAACATGCACATGGGCGACATGGACCACAACGTCATCGCCTTCGTCAGCCACCTGGGCGACAACGTGCCGGTGGCGGCGGGGGCGGCGCTGGCCTTCAAGCAGCGCGGCCAGAAGTACGTCGCGCTTTGCTACAACGGCGAGGGCGCAACCTCGCGCGGAGACTGGCACGAGGGCATCAACTTTGCGTCCGTTCATAAGCTCCCGGTGGTGTTCTTCATCAACAACAACGCCTACGCGTATTCCACCCCCATGGAGTTGCAGATGGCGGTGAAAGACGTCGCCATGCGCGCGCCCGGATACGGCATCCCCGGCGAGGTGGTCGACGGCAACGACATCATGGCGGTGTACGACTCCGCCAGGCGCGCCATCGACCGCGCGCGCAGCGGCGAGGGTCCGTCCATCGTGGAATACAAGACCTTCCGCATGACCGGCCACTCCGCGCACGACGACGCGGGCTACGTTCCGCCAGAGATGTTCGAGGAGTGGAAGAGCAAGGATCCGATCCTTCGTTTCGAGAAGTATCTGCTCGACGAAGGCACCATCACGCCGCAGCGCATCGAAGACATGCAGCGCGACTGCGCGGCGGTGATCGACGACGCGGTGGAGTGGGCCGAGAAGCAGCCCTACCCCGCACCGGAAGAAGTCACGCGCGACGTTTACTTCGAGGGATAG
- a CDS encoding alpha-ketoacid dehydrogenase subunit beta — protein MAVTTYIDAIKEGIWEEMEKDENVFILGEDVGIYGGAFKVTKGMLDHFGPNRVIDTPISESAIVGAAIGASLVGMRPVCEMQFIDFISCAFDQIINFAAKCRYRWGAGVPIVVRGPCGGGVHGGPFHSQNVESYFFNVPGLKIVCPSTAYDAKGLIKAAIRDPDPVLYFEHKYLYRRIKEDLPTEDFVVPIGKAQLRREGEDLSIITWGAMVYRALDAAAELEKEGIDVEVLDLRTILPVDEEAILTTAKKTSKVIVLHEATLTGGPGGEVVARIAEKAFEYLDGPIVRIAPPDTPVPYSPPLEEAFLPQVPDIVARAKKLAAY, from the coding sequence ATGGCAGTCACGACCTACATCGATGCCATCAAGGAAGGCATCTGGGAAGAGATGGAGAAGGACGAGAATGTTTTCATTCTCGGCGAGGACGTGGGCATCTACGGCGGCGCCTTCAAGGTGACCAAGGGGATGCTGGACCACTTTGGTCCCAACCGTGTCATCGACACGCCCATATCCGAGTCCGCCATCGTCGGCGCCGCCATCGGCGCGTCGCTGGTGGGGATGCGGCCGGTATGCGAGATGCAGTTCATCGACTTCATCTCCTGCGCCTTCGACCAGATCATCAACTTCGCCGCCAAGTGCCGCTACCGCTGGGGCGCCGGCGTACCCATCGTGGTGCGTGGGCCGTGTGGCGGCGGCGTGCACGGCGGGCCGTTTCACTCGCAGAACGTGGAGTCGTATTTCTTCAACGTTCCCGGCCTGAAGATCGTGTGTCCGTCCACCGCGTACGACGCCAAGGGCCTCATCAAGGCCGCCATCCGCGACCCGGATCCGGTGCTGTACTTCGAACACAAGTACCTCTACCGGCGCATCAAGGAGGACCTCCCCACCGAGGACTTCGTGGTGCCCATCGGCAAGGCGCAGTTGCGGCGCGAGGGCGAGGACCTCTCCATCATCACCTGGGGCGCCATGGTATACCGGGCGCTGGATGCCGCCGCGGAACTGGAGAAGGAAGGCATCGACGTGGAGGTGCTCGACCTGCGCACCATCCTGCCGGTGGACGAGGAGGCCATTCTCACCACCGCGAAGAAGACCAGCAAGGTGATCGTGCTGCACGAGGCAACGCTCACGGGCGGCCCGGGCGGCGAGGTGGTGGCGCGCATCGCCGAGAAGGCGTTCGAGTATCTCGACGGGCCCATCGTGCGCATTGCGCCGCCGGATACCCCGGTGCCGTACAGCCCGCCGCTGGAGGAAGCGTTTCTCCCCCAGGTGCCGGATATCGTGGCACGCGCAAAGAAACTGGCGGCGTACTGA
- the sucB gene encoding 2-oxoglutarate dehydrogenase, E2 component, dihydrolipoamide succinyltransferase has translation MSVDVIMPQMGESIAEGTIVKWLKQVGDKIDRDEPLFEISTDKVDAEIPSPAAGTLLEVLVTEGTTVEINTVVGRIGAAGEAPATSAPKTAPAPAPAAATPAPKPAPAPAPAPAPAPAASGSRVVRSSPVVQKIAAEHNVDLSLLDGTGEGGRITKKDVLGYIESAATAAPAVSAPAPATPAPAPAARTAPAPAPKPQVFAAGQDEVREPMSIMRRKIAEHMVVSKHTSPHVYTIFEVDMHEVVKRREALKKEFAGEGVKLTFLPFFIEACIRGIKEYPIINSSVDGETIVYKKNVNVGIAVALENGLIVPVIKGADQMNLLGLARTAGDLGERARTKRLVPDDVQGGTFTITNVGVFGGMYGLPIINQPQAAIMGIGTIVKRPVVIDDAIAIRPIVYLSLSYDHRIIDGADAARFLTVVKRELEKPGA, from the coding sequence ATGAGTGTCGATGTGATCATGCCGCAGATGGGCGAGAGTATCGCCGAGGGAACCATCGTCAAGTGGCTCAAGCAGGTCGGCGACAAGATCGACCGCGACGAGCCCCTGTTCGAAATTTCCACCGACAAGGTGGACGCCGAGATTCCCTCCCCCGCCGCCGGCACCCTGCTGGAGGTGCTGGTGACCGAGGGAACCACCGTGGAGATCAACACCGTGGTCGGCCGCATCGGCGCGGCCGGCGAGGCGCCTGCGACTTCGGCACCGAAGACGGCGCCGGCTCCCGCGCCCGCGGCGGCAACACCGGCACCGAAACCGGCGCCCGCGCCGGCTCCCGCCCCCGCTCCCGCGCCGGCCGCATCCGGCAGCCGGGTGGTACGCTCCTCCCCGGTGGTGCAGAAGATCGCCGCCGAGCACAACGTCGACCTCTCCCTCCTCGATGGCACCGGCGAAGGCGGCCGCATCACCAAGAAGGACGTGCTGGGCTACATCGAATCCGCCGCCACCGCGGCGCCCGCCGTTTCGGCGCCTGCCCCTGCGACACCGGCTCCTGCGCCCGCCGCCCGCACTGCCCCCGCGCCCGCACCGAAGCCGCAGGTGTTCGCCGCGGGCCAGGACGAGGTGCGCGAGCCCATGAGCATCATGCGCAGGAAGATTGCCGAGCACATGGTGGTGAGCAAGCATACCTCGCCGCACGTGTACACCATCTTCGAAGTCGACATGCACGAGGTGGTCAAGCGCCGCGAGGCCCTGAAGAAGGAGTTCGCAGGCGAGGGCGTCAAACTCACCTTCCTGCCCTTCTTCATCGAAGCGTGCATCCGCGGTATCAAGGAATACCCCATCATCAACAGCAGCGTGGACGGCGAGACCATCGTCTACAAGAAGAACGTCAATGTGGGCATCGCGGTGGCGCTCGAGAACGGGCTCATCGTGCCGGTAATCAAGGGCGCCGACCAGATGAACCTGCTCGGCCTGGCGCGGACCGCCGGCGACCTGGGCGAGCGCGCACGCACCAAGCGGCTCGTTCCCGACGACGTGCAGGGCGGGACCTTCACCATCACCAACGTCGGCGTGTTCGGCGGCATGTACGGCCTGCCCATCATCAACCAGCCGCAGGCGGCCATCATGGGCATCGGCACCATCGTCAAGCGCCCGGTCGTTATCGACGACGCCATCGCCATCCGGCCCATCGTGTACCTGTCGCTCTCCTACGACCACCGCATCATCGACGGCGCCGACGCGGCCCGTTTCCTGACCGTGGTCAAGCGGGAGCTGGAGAAGCCGGGCGCGTAG
- the lipB gene encoding lipoyl(octanoyl) transferase LipB — translation MTLPSGIPACRAMDLGLVPYAAAFTTQKREVERLQRGEGDDVLLYVQHPHVITVGRNATASAILADRRLIASRGCEIVTTDRGGDVTYHGPGQLVGYPILRLEGSRRDIRRYVYDLEGVLIAALADFGVFADRHPVHRGVWVQNRKIASLGIRISRWVTCHGFALNVSTDLSFFSLMNPCGIAGCTMTSLEREMLSPVSMNAVRESVTRHFGPIMGRHMQEESIVHVH, via the coding sequence ATGACGCTTCCCTCCGGCATTCCGGCGTGCCGCGCCATGGACCTGGGGCTGGTTCCCTATGCCGCGGCGTTCACCACGCAGAAGCGCGAAGTGGAACGCCTGCAGCGGGGCGAGGGCGACGACGTGCTGCTCTATGTGCAGCACCCGCACGTGATCACGGTGGGGCGCAACGCCACCGCGTCCGCGATCCTCGCCGACCGGCGCCTGATCGCGTCGCGCGGGTGCGAAATCGTCACCACCGATCGCGGCGGCGACGTGACCTATCACGGCCCCGGCCAGCTGGTGGGCTATCCCATTCTGCGCCTGGAGGGCTCGCGGCGCGACATCCGCCGCTACGTGTACGATCTGGAAGGGGTTCTCATCGCGGCACTCGCGGACTTCGGCGTCTTCGCGGATCGTCACCCCGTGCACCGCGGTGTGTGGGTGCAGAACCGCAAGATCGCGTCGCTGGGCATCCGCATCTCGCGCTGGGTCACCTGCCACGGGTTTGCGCTCAACGTGAGCACGGACCTGTCCTTCTTTTCGCTCATGAACCCATGCGGGATCGCGGGCTGCACCATGACGTCACTGGAACGCGAGATGCTCTCGCCGGTTTCCATGAATGCGGTGCGCGAGTCCGTTACGCGCCACTTCGGCCCCATCATGGGCCGCCACATGCAGGAGGAGTCGATCGTTCATGTCCACTAA
- the lipA gene encoding lipoyl synthase, with amino-acid sequence MSTKPVAPRPERPGWFKIRLQTNEEYRQVNHLVSSLNLHTVCQEARCPNIYECWGQGTATFMILGDVCTRHCGFCSVMKGKPNAPDPMEPENVAVAIESLKLKYAVITSVDRDDLPDEGAAHFAETIAAVRRRVPDCMVEVLIPDFNGKKELLDVVLDARPDCLAHNIETASHLYRRVRPVAVYENTLKVLENSVLYRDRHGIEMRVKCSIMAGLGETMEQLLDTLRDIANTGCDIMTVGQYLPPKKAALPLDRYYTPEEFAHIKSEGLKMGFRHVESGPLVRSSYHARQQMEGTSRQPAC; translated from the coding sequence ATGTCCACTAAGCCTGTGGCTCCCCGCCCAGAACGGCCCGGGTGGTTCAAGATCCGCCTGCAGACCAACGAAGAGTACCGGCAGGTCAACCACCTGGTATCCAGCCTCAACCTGCACACCGTCTGCCAGGAGGCGCGCTGCCCCAACATCTACGAGTGCTGGGGCCAGGGCACGGCGACGTTCATGATCCTGGGCGACGTGTGTACGCGCCACTGCGGCTTCTGCTCGGTCATGAAGGGAAAGCCCAACGCGCCGGACCCGATGGAGCCGGAGAACGTGGCGGTGGCCATCGAGTCGCTCAAGCTCAAGTACGCGGTGATCACATCGGTGGACCGCGACGACCTCCCCGACGAGGGCGCGGCACACTTTGCCGAAACCATTGCCGCCGTGCGGCGGCGCGTGCCGGACTGCATGGTCGAGGTGCTGATCCCGGACTTCAATGGAAAGAAGGAACTGCTGGACGTGGTGCTCGACGCGCGCCCGGATTGCCTTGCGCACAACATCGAGACCGCGTCGCACCTCTACCGCCGCGTGCGCCCGGTTGCGGTATACGAGAACACGCTCAAGGTGCTCGAGAACTCGGTGCTGTACCGCGACCGGCACGGCATCGAGATGCGCGTCAAATGCAGCATCATGGCGGGCCTGGGCGAAACCATGGAGCAGCTCCTCGACACCCTGCGCGACATCGCCAACACCGGCTGCGACATCATGACGGTCGGCCAGTACCTGCCGCCGAAGAAGGCGGCGCTCCCGCTGGACCGCTACTACACGCCCGAGGAGTTCGCGCACATCAAGAGCGAAGGGCTCAAGATGGGCTTCAGGCACGTCGAGTCCGGCCCGCTGGTGCGCAGCTCCTACCACGCCAGACAGCAGATGGAAGGCACCTCGCGCCAGCCGGCCTGTTAG